CCTCCGGAAATCAAGCCGTACAAAATCAACGCAAAATCCATGCAGGCAATACCAGCTGCAAGCGATAAGAAGCAGGCAAAAAAACCGGTTAACACACTCGTCAAAACACACCAGACAGCTCCAAGATCGGTTTCAAGTCCTTCACTAGAAGGATCTGCGTATTCAACTCTATATAATGACAACAACGTCTATGGCTCAAGCGAAAGTGAgatttcaatgaagaagagaccCACTGATGAAAGAACGGCACAAATCCTTGAAAACGCAAGAAAGGGTATAAGTAATAGGAAAAACCAACCAAGTAGGAGAACTTCAAGTAGTGCTGCTTCGGCTGCCTCGGCGGCCTCGGCTGCTCTGACCAAAAAAGCAATAGAAAGTTTCCCAACTTCTAGCTCAAAGGGTAGCAGATCAAGCTCTCCTGCTACAACGCCAAGGCCAGGATATTTTAGACGTCCTCTGTCTGCAGATAGTAGACCGTCCGTCAGATCTGTGACATCTTCCGCATCTGTTTTATCATCAAAGATTCCAATGTCTCCTTATACTTCTCCAATCTCAACCCCCGCGACACCATATAATTCATACCAAGTGACTCCACCTTCTACAGCAAGACAGCAAGATTATTTTAATAGTGAAACGGCAGCACCTGAGCCTTCTGATGGGCAagatgcaaaaaaaatttctgaatTACCTTTAATGAATAAACGCGATATACATTGGTCTTTTTacctgaaaaatatcaatgaaCATGTACTCAGggctgaaaaattagatTTTTTGGTCACGAATTCTTATActttagagaaaaaaatccttAAATTAAATGGCTCATTGCTGGATCCTCAATCGATGAGTAAGCCAAGACAGACATTTTTATCTCAAGTTGCCAGGAGTGGCGGAGATGTTACGGGTTTCCGGAGTGATCCAGCTATGATTTCTTGTTCCCAAACTGAAActgctttttatttgcAAAACATTATCGATTTGCAACTTTTGGAGGATGATTACCGAATTGAAGGTGGTGAATTATCGAAGTTGCTTACCAACGTGAgtagagaagaaaatgaacaTAGTAAAAACAACTTGCCTGAAGACGATGATAAATCGGAGTTGGACGGCAAGGGAAGCTCTGTTTTTTCTGGcaagttcaaaaagttgTTCCACCCTACTATAGCGACTGAGTCACTCTCTGCATCCGATGACAAAAGCAAGTACTACAAACGAACTATTGTAATGACATCTTTTGGGCGTTGTCTAGTATTTGCCAAGAGAAGACAACCAAATCCACTTACAAACTTGAAGTACGAATTAGAATATGACATTAATTTGCGTCAGCATGGAACTCgaatcaaagaattggTCATTCCCTTAGAAATGGGAACTAATCATATGATCGCAATTCAAACGCCATACAAATCATTTCTCCTGAAGACTGACAAAAGGAGCACAAGCAAACTGTTCACGgttttaaaaaaaatactcaATTCAAACACAAATAAGATCGAGAAACAGTTATTACAGAGGAGTCAAAAAATAACggaaagaagaacatcatcatctggAAGAGGAGTGCATATAGATCCAACACCTTCAAAGTGTCCTTCGCCAAAACCCAGGCCACATAGCCAATCTCCATCCATATCAAAGCACAATTCGTTTTCGGAATCAATTAATAGTGCGAAGACAAACAGGTCCAGCAGAATTTTTGATACGTTTATCAGCGctaaagaacaaaattcaaaaaaacatgCTGTCCCAATCGCGTTAACCAGTAAATTAGTTAATGGATTACCAAAAAGACAAGCTGCTGCGGGATTAGGCCTAAACACAGGTACAAATTCCAATAActcatcatcaaaatcGAAGGGATCGTAataatcaattttttttcatagtatttttttaccagGGCACATATATACGctaaaattatatataaaggattatttttttacgCAAAATCTTCCAATTATCAAGTGGAAGTATATCAGAACGGAAGGAATGCTGAACTTTAAGAAAACATAGAAATATATAtcattttatattattaatgtgcttttttttaacGTACACTACTTCTGTACTTACAAAGGCCGCTCCCTATACTTACGaatttttatctttgtcactttcaacttcttcttcttcatcgtcttctaGTTCTTCTATTTCGACGGTGAAACCTTGAGTTTCAAGGAATGCTTGAACAGATTCTAATTTACCTGGATGACAGGCCACAAATGCAACACTCTTTGCAGGATTAAACATATtaacaaaatatttctgCATGACATTTTGTAAATCCTTTTCACTAACATTTTGTAACCTTTCCAAATACAATTCATTAAAATCATTCCCTCTTTGTAAACAAAATTCATCGGTATATCTAGACAAAGCCGTTTCAAAATATCCGCATTCAATAGTGGCCATTCTATTAATAATACTACTAATAGCACCCTGAATTAACTGCTCATCAAACTTCAAGGCACCAGAGGCATAATCCTGAACAATCTGTTTGCCAGCTTCGTAGCATTTGATAACATCAGCACCGCGGTAAATGTTGAATCCCCAAGAATTTATTTCACATAATTTTAACATACCGGCACCATAAGCCAATCCGGCACCGCGAATTCCCTTCCAAAACGGGCCTTCAACGCACTGTAAGTATTCAGAAGCCAATGAAACAATTGCGTATTCGGGGTCGTGGTAGTCCAGATTAAACGGAATAGATGTTATTAGATTCATATAAGCAGATTCTGAGGCAGGAGTCGTTATTATGAACGCCCTTTCACTAGGCCTCTCACAGATTGACGAAATGGAACTCAAGGCTCTGGGAGCTGGTGGGATTTTAACCTTTTCAACGGGATGCTCAATATTCAAGGACTTAATCAAGGGATTCCATGGCTCATAAATATCAGTGATCTTTGAAATATCACCGAGGACCAAAATGTGAAACTTGTTGAAATTCGACCTTAATTGCCTTCTCATTATTTCTATTCTTGGTAGGAtttctttctcaaaatttccaTTCTCAATCTCTTCCAAGATTTCTTGCAATTTCGTTTCAACAAACAATGGATCAGTGGATTTTTTCAGCGATCTTGCTGAATACAGGTTTCTATTAGTTAGGGAATCCAGCATAACGCTACCTTCTCTTTTCCATTCAACAATAGAATTCAGATAATTCTCTAGGAGGATACGAACGCGCTTTTCATCGAAAACAATATCGAATAAGCAATGCTTGATCCATTGCACAGATTGAGAGTAACCGCCAGCTTTACATTGGATTCTAAAATCAATCAAATCGGGACAGGAACCTTGCAAACCTTGACTAATTTGTGCGTCAACAGTCTCTGATTTCAACTTGGCAACAACTTCTTCATATGAAAGTATTGTTTCAACATTGTTCTCTTGATCAAATATCTTCATTGGCATAGAAAATAACTCATCAAATAAATTATAGTATGGTAACAGCGAAGTATCTTTTATGGAGGTAGAATTGACCAAACAATGCAGCTCTATAAACTGGGATGGGAAATGATTTAgatgaatgaaaaaaggaaagttGTTTGGCCTCTTTTCTAGGATTTCTTTGGTCATCGGGTCATTGAGATCGTTATTCTTATATGAATTAACAATTGCAATACTCTTCGTATTGACAAACTGAACACTTTTTGAGGGATTGTggatttcaaatttttgtaaCAAAGACTTCGGAATGGGTTTATCATTAATGTTTTTTGCATCATTTAACTTGGTTAACAACTCCAGCCTCCTATTTTCATCGAATTCAACTTCCCTTTGCTTGATCAAATTCAATCTTTCTGTTTCTATACGCTCATACATTTGGGCACTCGGTTTAGCCGTGACAATAATCGGCTTATTGTCcacaaatatttttttcaataatgatTCCCATTTTTGCTGGGGCCATTGTGATAAAGAGTCAAAATCACTTAAATTCTCAAGGGAGGAAACCAATGAAGAACCGTCTTCATGACCGTAAATGTAATCGGTGATTACAGCGGTAGACAAAGCGCTCtcaccatttttttcattatttagTAAGTATTCCCATTTGGTGTTTTCGACCACTTGTTTTACTCTTGGTAAATCAATTTTAtggttcttcaaaatctctAATACCTTATTCTTCGTTACAATTACCTTTTCTGAGGGAACACCTTGAATGCGCAAGTTGATTATGGTTCTCATAAAATCATCCGTCCAATATTCAGTAGAATTCGCCATGGGGTCGTCAATTTCAACGAGCTCCCTGGTAAAAATAGCTAATGCTGACTCAGTAAAATAATCTAACAGTACAGAAACTGCTAAATCACTACGGAAATCAGTATAGGGCATACcaatccaagaaaaaaataaatcgCTTTGGCTTTCATCAAGTTCAGGGAATTCCACAGTGGATTCGGTTACTTTATCTCTGAATTGCGGTATATGTGATAGCTTGGTATCCAAGAATGGCCTTTTCTTTGGAACATCAGATGGAATTTCCGGCAATGTATCGTCCCATTTTTCCATGACAGTCAGTAGTTCATCTGTTGGAACGTTACCACAAACAATGATACAAAGATTATCAGAAGAATACAAAGATTCATGAAATTTcctgatttcttcattggtTAAGGTTctcaaatttttggttaAGCCACCAGTTTCTGACCGATAACCACTTCCTTCAGGGAACATTAAACGTTGCTTTTCTAAAGCTGAAACATACCAACTTTGGGTTTCGATGGCTTCCATCTCACTAAAAACCACACCTTTATCACTCAAATTTTCCGGATCGATATGGTATACCTCAGTTAAGCAAGCCTCATCAGTTAAAGTTGGATGTAAAATATGATCTAGATAAGTAGGTAGCAATTTAGAAAAGCCCTTCCAGCCAGCACTGGCCAGGGTATAGACGGTTTGATCAGTATCAGTCCAGGCGTTGGTAATGGACATAGACAAATTTCCAGCTGTATCCAATAAACCTTTATATGGATAAGATTTAGAGCCCATGAAGATCAAGTGCTCCAAAGTATGTGGAGCGCCCGAGTCATTTGGGCATTCTGTAGGGACAGCAAAATATCCGTGAACCAATGTGGAGGTCTTGTGATTTATGTGTACCAGTTGCAATTTGGTCCGTTCCGAGATGTACTTAGTTATATGGTATTGTGGAACATAATCTGGTTGAAACGATACGATTTTTCTAAACCCCATTGTGAGGATTCGACAAGTTGTGTTGAAGTTACGTATAACTGGTCTTTGCGCCGCTTGCTGGAACACTTTCAATCTTATACAAAGTAATTGCTCCTACTGCTTCTCACTTTTCCTTTGTTGTTTCAAGCCTTTTTGCCACATCTGTAAACttccaaatgaaaaatttacaatATGCAATACTTGAGAAATACGAAAGAAGATATGAGGATATTCAGAAATATCAAGGGCGCgcatatacatatacatattcaGATAAGTTAAACGAGTTTCTCTTCCATAGGAGGGTCTAATCTCCTTCAGAAGTCTAACGTCTAAAAGTTCGTAAAGGATATCATCATAAAAGTATACAACACCATATAACAAGATACATCACGCAATATAAGCACAGTGCAGTTCATGGTCTGCTCACCTGAGCTAAAAATTCCACCCTGCCAGTGCTGGTATGCGAGCTTACTTACTTCCCGATACTGAAATGAATCTGTTGAAACAGTTGCAGTGGTAAAAGATGGCCCTCTTTTATATGtcgtgaaaaaattttctcatctaaaaaaaaaaaaaaaaaaatcacgATTAATTTTTTACCCAGTCACAAAAATGATGGGATTAGAGGCCATTGCAAAGCTAATATCTTGATTgctctattttttttatattagACTACATCTTCAGGTTCTATATCACTGTATATAACAGGGCAGACTGGGCGTAACgcttatttcttcttttcttgctttgCCTTTGGTTTGGGTGCCACTagtctttctttttcgccCCAGACCAACTTGTGTGGTACCatgaatttgttcaaagTCTCTTCGTCTACTTGGGCTCTACGTTCTTGGAAAGCCTTGACAAATACTTGAAGAGTTTCAATACATAGCTTCTTCATTTCACCGGACAACAGTTCACCGGCTGTATATTTGTCATAACATTCTTTTAGGAAAGCATCGTcgtctttgaaaaatgacaaGTATTGGTATGCAACGTCGACATCGGGGTTACCACCCAATTCTCTATGTAGATCGGCGGATACTTGACCACCGCTGAATGCGTACttattgattttcttttggattTGCTTTGGTGTATCGGTCATGAAAATGGCAGTGGTGTCATCAGAGGCTGACATCTTGGTGGTGGAACCTTGCAAAGCTGGAAAAAACCTGGAATGCAGTAATGCGGGCTTAGAGTATTTTAATTTATCTGCTACGTCCCTACAGACCCTGAAGTATGGATCTTGGTCAATGGCACATGGAATCAAACATGGTGTCTTATCAGGCAAACCTAAAACATCAGGAAATGAGCTTGGGAATGCGGTAGCAATTTGGATGGATGCGAAATGGAACTTACCAATACAATCGGAGTCGTTGAATCCGAAAACGGCCTTTGCAGTAGATCCTGTAATTTGTCTGGAGACTCTGACGACAGTTTCGTAAAACGCACCACCCATATATTGTAAATCAGAGAAGATAAAAGTGTTCTTTGGATCAAACCCAACGGCAATTATATCCTTGGCATTTTCCCGGGCAAAATTCTTGACGTCGTTGATCGTTAGCTTGTGTTTGAATAAAAACTTTTCGTCATCAGTCAACTCAATGACTAATGGTACGTCGAACACCTCTTGTAACCACTTCGTGAACACGAATGGGATCATATGACCCAGGTGCATGGAATCACTCGAGGGACCTCTACCAGTGTACAGGAAAAAGGGCTTTCCCTGCTCGTAAAGATCTAGAATTTTGGTGAAATCACGCTCactgaaaaataaaccCTTTCGCATAAAATGGTGTGGTTCACGGCCAGTCACCTGttgaaatcttttcaaCGTCTCTTCATTAACTGGTTTGGTACCGAACTGTTTGATCAGCTTATCGTAATCGATATTTTGAGCTCTACCTTGTTCATCAACACCACCTTCCACATCCCAAGGTGTGACAACTTGTTCTTTAACGTCGGCGGTTTTTAGTTCGGATACTTGTTGGGTGATTTTCTCCACACTCTCGTCGTTGCTCATCCTTAACTTATACCTGACGCTGTACCTTATTTCCTTATTGcttttatttcaaaaacctaaatgaatggaaaaaattttcagcgTTtttaatctttttttttttcaattataaACGGTAAGGATGTATTACGGAAGTAAAATAATATCCTGAACACCTGTAAATGGGTGAGATACTGGATAAACTCATGAGTCATACTATTGTTCTCGTCTTATGATTTacttaaaaaaagtttctATATCTaagaaaatatttacaGCAAAAACGCCTTACGTTGACCTATGTTTTCATTCTAGTCTTTGTATAGCCATGAAGTAATTACCGACATCCGAGCAGTCGTGTTCGACCCACCCTCGCAATGGAAGGTACATGGTTCCCTTTAGGTCTAGTAATCGGAATTGGCCACTGTAGTTATCATTGAACCAGGCAATAATTTCTTTCGAATTGATGTATTTGCTCAAATGGTGTGTTCCCTTTGGAACAACCTTTAAGACGTTCTCCCCCATGTAAATGGTAGTGAACCACGAGATAAGATCTCTGTTGATGGTGCTTAAGAAGAGTACCCCGTTGTCGGGACTCAACCTCGTCCAACAGTGCCTTAAAATTTCACTGGGTACGTCCACGTGCTCAAGCATTTCCATACAAGTAATAATATTGAATTGTCCAGTGACATCTTCTAATGCCTTGCATTCATAACTGAGCTTCCTCTCGAGCATAGGGTCTTTCTTGGAATGCTCTTTTGCAACCATAATACACTCATGAGTCAAATCAATTCCTTGAACACTTTTCACCCATTTGAGTCTCGCTAGTGATTCGCTCAAGATGCCGCCACCACATCCAACGTCCAGGACGCTCATTCCCGGTCTTTCATCCAGACTGCTCTCTATACTCTCTTGTATCTCACGTTGAATATTATCACACACATACTCGGGTAAAAACTCTTTGTAGTTGAATGCAGGGACAAATATCTCAGGATCCTGAATTTTGACCTGGTTTCTTATCGTTCTTTGTACAAAATCCAATCTGGCAAGATTCATTTTGTGTAAAATTCTCTGCGATCCGTTGGTGTCCCACCACGTGGGGGCCAGCTCCCGGAAATGCTTCACTTCATCTTCTGATGCATCTGTGCTCTTATGCCTTGTTTGGGCCCCGACTGTAATCCTCGAACAAAGACCCAGATTCTTCCAAACACGAACGGGCCTTAATAGTCCAGACCTCAGCAACATAATAAATCCTAGAATGCTGTCTTACTTCCTGTTCCCTCTCTTTGACTTTGCACAGATATGGCTTATTTTGACATCCctctttttgaacaaagaaaatgaaagaaaaaagggcTTGAATACTTTTAACGACTTCCTAATATGTATAAGGATTGTAATACACGTAAAAGTAGGTAAAAAGTCTTTTATATACGTCTGAAGACGCTTTTACATCTgtttattgaagaatatgCTCTATAAAATCCAAAGTTTGTGCGCAATTGATTGTATCGACGTATACTGTAATCGTGCGTCATCTTAGCGCCTGAGGCAGATCGATTCAAGTCCCTCCTGTAGTAGTCCCAAAAGAATTCGTTAGACATTATAGATTTTGAATAAGACGGTGGTTTAGTGACTAGACTCTGATGCTTCATGTTGCACATATACAACAAATTTCTTGCCCTAGTCATACCGACGTAAAGGGAATTTGTGTCCATGGGGAAATTGGACACGCTCCCATTTGTCAGAAATACTATAGGAAACTCTAACCCTTTGGCAGAATGAATCGTTGATAGCTTTATAGTTCCCGGGCCGGCGGTTTGCAATGTCTGTTTAGCTTGATGGAAAGTCATTGTTTGATCGAAATATGTCTCTAAAAACCATTTAACAAAGGAAATACTTGGTGGTTTATTCAACTTTGACACTTTCATCACTTGAGCCATTTCTTGCAAATGTGATTTAAATTCTGATGATGACTGGGAGTCGCTCATTGATTGGAAATACATGGGATTTAGGTTCAagttatttattatttcagAAATCTTTTCTATAAGTTCCAAAGGATCCTCCAATTGGTGAATTTGGTCACTTTCGATCATTTCGTATAAATTAGATGtataattttcaattttcttcttaatGGAGAAACCCAGTGGCCATTCGAAATTGGGAACCATGGTTATGTATTTCCAAATCGATAGATTCTTCAAGCCGCAAGCCTTATATAAAGCTTGTATTGAAGCATCACCAACCCCCTTGATAGCACTCATTGTGACTAGTAGGCTGAAATCACTTTGCCATTTGTCACTCGTGTTGAACCCGTGGCTATGCTTCTCGTCGGACGCTAGAGAACACACTTTCAAGATATCTAAGAGAAACTGGATTCGTAGGTCGTCCATCCAATCGGGCTGactcttcaatttttgaaaaggaataccgtatttcttcaagacaCTGGCTAATTTTGTCAAATGTGAATTTGTTCTTGATAAAATAGCAAtatctgaaaattttgccGAGGAGCAAACTAATTGAGtaattttatcaattatAAATTCAGATTCTGCAACTAAGTCATCAAATGACACTAATTGAGGTGAAACACCACATGGTAGCTTGCGAACCAGTTCTGGTGGTGTTTCGTCAGTATCATCAAGGACCGGTTTCTCTGTTGGCGGAAGATTAATAACTTTTGACGCTAAAGAGATGATTTCAGGAGTAGATCTAAAATTATCAAACAGCTTCAAAGTAGTGGTAGAGAATCTTGGATGTAGATTGTCTAGTTGCAACATGATCTGCCTGTTACATCCCAAGAACTCGTAAATACTTTGATTCGTATCTCCAAACATGATAAGCTGTTTCCCTTTGCAAATTGTGGTAATCAAAGGTGATAAGCTTGGATAAAGATCCTGAAATTCATCGATAAGAACAAccttatattttttttggagatcCTGAGTGAAAGAGGATGAGGCATCTGCATGAGAACAATCGAGCTctagatatttttttgcacGAATAATCAAATCATCATTAGTCATCACTTTACAGTTATCCATTAATTCAACCAATTTCTCAATAACGGAGTTAGCATCCCTTGCCACAATATTGCTGCTCCTATTGCCATTTAGCTTGTAATCCTTGATAACCTTTTCTAGTTCTTTATACGATTTAAAATAGTGCGGAGTTCTCTTGGACGGCGGCAACAACTTCATCAGTCCCCTCCAGCCTATTTCCTCTATGATGTTTACCATTCCTTCATTCTCCACAACGATTCTATTTGCTAATCCATGGATGGTATAACATCCAATCTGACTCACTATTTCCCTGCTTGTATGTGAGTATTCAAACACGGATAACAAATTCTCTATGATATTATCGACTGCTTTGTTTGTTAGCGAAAATATCAGTATTTCGTCGGGCTTAATATTCTCCACAGTGACTAAATGTAATACTTTATATAGTAACGTTAGTGTTTTTCCTGAGCCTGGGCCCGCAGTGACTTTTAACGTAGATGCTGGTTCATACGGCTTGTTTACTACTTTCCATTGCGACGGTGTTAGCTTATCCATTTGTCTTCAATGCACGAACTTGTTGCGCCTTCCTTATAtttggatattttttttcatgacAATGTAGGTTCTTGTTGTGAGCTATAAGTTTTGATCATCAACTTTTAAGCTTTAAtgatacaaaaaaaaagacataTGACACACATgacaatgaaaagaaaacaagaacaaaaatttggatGATGCGCTCAATATGAAAGTTATAGTATTTGTATAAATAGATTAGGCCTTAGTATTTAGTCTATGAATCTTGGCTAACATACCAGCTAATTGTAAGTACGTTCCGACACCCTCCAGAATTCTCATGTGGGTCAGACCTATTTCTTTAATCATTTCTAACCTAACTGATTCTTTAACTTGCGTTAGATTTTTGGTAACACGAAAGGATGTTGTAACAATATCAATTGAGGAATAAccttttttccaaagatcCGTTCTCAAGATTTGAATTGAATCGTCTAGATTTGTGGCCAATAGCATCTTCTTCACTATTAGAGGGTGTGGAGAATCAACAATCCTGAAGACATTATCTGCGTTCACTAGATCATGCCCCGCAACTGTACTTTGCAGGTTGTTTATTGCCTGTCTCATGTCACCTTCTGCAGTGAAAATGATTGCTTCTAAACCGTCATTAGTATATTTCACATCTTCTAATTTTATAATCTCTAAAAGACGTTTCAAGACATCTTCATCTGATAGTTTAGAATACCTCAGAATTGCACATCTACTTTGCAACGGTTCGATGATTTTGTTTGATTGATTACAAGCAAACGCAAACCTTGTAGAATTTGAATACAGCTCCATAGTCCTTCTCAATGCTTGCTGAGCACCCGCTGTCATGGAGTCCGCTTCATCAAGAATGATGATCTTATGTCTTCCCTGGGGCAgatgcaattttttttgggcGAAATGTTTTATTTGGTTTCTGACGACATCAATACCTCTATCGTCTGAAGCATTCAATTCCAACACACCATCAGCATAGGAATTGCCTAGCAATTCATGAGCAAGACAGTGAACCGAGGTGGTCTTACCTATACCTGGCATACCCGATATGATCATGTGGGGCATATTACCATCTTTAGCGATTTGCTGGAGCCTATCAATGGTCTCCTTATTACCGACTATATCAGATAAAACTTTAGGACGGTATTTCTCCACCCATGGAAGTTGCAAGGTCAAAATCTTGGACATTATGAAGGACTCTTTGTTATCTTCTGGATGTTCTCATTAATGTTACGATGTACCATGAAAGGTATACAGATGCTTCTGTCATACTACATAGGTATTGTACATAATTAGGtttccatctttttcccaagaaaaaaaatcgcGTTTAAGCTAATAGTGGGTGATgtgacaatgaaaaattttcattgtcTTTGAAACACGATGAGTGCTGTAGCTTGTACCTTGCAAACAAGCAACTAAGAGTCAGGTCTGTGGGGAGAACGACATGTCCGATGATATAACAGATCAAAGCGAAGAATTGGTGAATAGAACACCACCTTTACCACCAGTACCAGAAGGCATGTCCAAAAAGcagtggaagaaaatgtgTAAAAGACAAAGATGGGAAGAAAACAAATCGAAATACAATGCCGAACGTCGtgtgaagaagaagagactTCGCCACGAGAGAAGCGCGAAGATTCAAGAGTACATTGATAGGGGAGAAGATGTCCCTCAGGAGCTTGTCAGAGAGCCTCGAGTTAATGTAAATCAAATTGACTCGGGGATCGAGATCATACTTGACTGTTCCTTTGACGAACTGATGAATGATAAGGAGATAGTCAGCTTGTCCAACCAGGTTACTAGGGCATATTCCGCCAATAGAAGGGCCAGCCATTTCGCAGAAATCAAAGTGGCGCCATTCGATAAAAGACTAAAGGAACGATTCGAAACCActctgaaaaatacaaactatgaaaaatggaaccattttaaatttttattGGACGACAAAATTATGTATGGAGATGAGCACATAGGTAAGGACAACATAGTGTACTTAACCGCCGATACGGACGAAAAACTAGAGAAGCTGGAACCGGGGATGCGATACATTGTCGGTGGCATTGTAGACAAGAATCGTTATAAAGATTTGTGCCTAAACAAGGCCCAAAAAATGGGCATTCCCACGCGAAGATTGCCCATTGATGAATACATCAACCTAGAAGGCAGAAGAGTGCTGACAACGACGCATGTTGTACAGCTCATGTTGAAATACTTCGACGGGCATGACTGGAAGAACGCCTTTGAAACTGTTTTACCGCCCAGAAAGCTGGATGCAGAAACGGCGTCCCTGGCGGCTGCACCAGCGACAGAAGACGTATAAATAGCCGCCAATGTAGTATTATTAGTAATAGTAGTTAGAATAATTTTTAAACTGTAACTGGACGTCGTGGTTGTCTCTCACATACACGCCACTGGTACCTCTCGTCCTGAACAATTGCTTCTCTCGTACATCAACATTGTTTGGATATTAGCCGCCTAAACTAGCCCGGCACTGTTTCAcgtccttttctttttcttagcGGAAATAAACGAGTATTACTGCCTCAGGATTACTTCCAAAGTACAGCCCCATAGTAGCGTACATGCCTCCCACTTCCTCTCCTTCTTTGACGTTGTTTATCCATTATTCTCTGCAATtgatatttctttgtttttcgcTCCTTAGAATGACTCTTTCCTCTTATTACCCGGcctgcaatttttttttttcacacgCTCTTTTAATTCCCTACGTAATTTACTCATCCTTGCGATGCTATTGCACTGGCAATGAAGCAACTTAGTACAAAATAAAGAGCCACTATCCCGCCGAATCTTACCAAGCATGCAATTAATACCGGTTGAATTGAGTAAAGAGACTCTGAGTGGAATCTCTGGATCCATCTCGATCTCGTGCTGGATCATTGTGTTTGTCCCTCAGATTTATGAGAACTTTTATAGGAAGTCGTCCGATGGATTGTCGCTCTTATTCGTGATTCTGTGGCT
The DNA window shown above is from Saccharomyces kudriavzevii IFO 1802 strain IFO1802 genome assembly, chromosome: 15 and carries:
- the TRM10 gene encoding tRNA (guanine(9)-N(1))-methyltransferase (similar to Saccharomyces cerevisiae TRM10 (YOL093W); ancestral locus Anc_3.104), whose translation is MSDDITDQSEELVNRTPPLPPVPEGMSKKQWKKMCKRQRWEENKSKYNAERRVKKKRLRHERSAKIQEYIDRGEDVPQELVREPRVNVNQIDSGIEIILDCSFDELMNDKEIVSLSNQVTRAYSANRRASHFAEIKVAPFDKRLKERFETTLKNTNYEKWNHFKFLLDDKIMYGDEHIGKDNIVYLTADTDEKLEKLEPGMRYIVGGIVDKNRYKDLCLNKAQKMGIPTRRLPIDEYINLEGRRVLTTTHVVQLMLKYFDGHDWKNAFETVLPPRKLDAETASLAAAPATEDV
- the RFC4 gene encoding replication factor C subunit 4 (similar to Saccharomyces cerevisiae RFC4 (YOL094C); ancestral locus Anc_3.103); protein product: MSKILTLQLPWVEKYRPKVLSDIVGNKETIDRLQQIAKDGNMPHMIISGMPGIGKTTSVHCLAHELLGNSYADGVLELNASDDRGIDVVRNQIKHFAQKKLHLPQGRHKIIILDEADSMTAGAQQALRRTMELYSNSTRFAFACNQSNKIIEPLQSRCAILRYSKLSDEDVLKRLLEIIKLEDVKYTNDGLEAIIFTAEGDMRQAINNLQSTVAGHDLVNADNVFRIVDSPHPLIVKKMLLATNLDDSIQILRTDLWKKGYSSIDIVTTSFRVTKNLTQVKESVRLEMIKEIGLTHMRILEGVGTYLQLAGMLAKIHRLNTKA
- the HMI1 gene encoding ATP-dependent 3'-5' DNA helicase (similar to Saccharomyces cerevisiae HMI1 (YOL095C); ancestral locus Anc_3.101) — encoded protein: MDKLTPSQWKVVNKPYEPASTLKVTAGPGSGKTLTLLYKVLHLVTVENIKPDEILIFSLTNKAVDNIIENLLSVFEYSHTSREIVSQIGCYTIHGLANRIVVENEGMVNIIEEIGWRGLMKLLPPSKRTPHYFKSYKELEKVIKDYKLNGNRSSNIVARDANSVIEKLVELMDNCKVMTNDDLIIRAKKYLELDCSHADASSSFTQDLQKKYKVVLIDEFQDLYPSLSPLITTICKGKQLIMFGDTNQSIYEFLGCNRQIMLQLDNLHPRFSTTTLKLFDNFRSTPEIISLASKVINLPPTEKPVLDDTDETPPELVRKLPCGVSPQLVSFDDLVAESEFIIDKITQLVCSSAKFSDIAILSRTNSHLTKLASVLKKYGIPFQKLKSQPDWMDDLRIQFLLDILKVCSLASDEKHSHGFNTSDKWQSDFSLLVTMSAIKGVGDASIQALYKACGLKNLSIWKYITMVPNFEWPLGFSIKKKIENYTSNLYEMIESDQIHQLEDPLELIEKISEIINNLNLNPMYFQSMSDSQSSSEFKSHLQEMAQVMKVSKLNKPPSISFVKWFLETYFDQTMTFHQAKQTLQTAGPGTIKLSTIHSAKGLEFPIVFLTNGSVSNFPMDTNSLYVGMTRARNLLYMCNMKHQSLVTKPPSYSKSIMSNEFFWDYYRRDLNRSASGAKMTHDYSIRRYNQLRTNFGFYRAYSSINRCKSVFRRI